A single region of the Ancylobacter novellus DSM 506 genome encodes:
- the mnhG gene encoding monovalent cation/H(+) antiporter subunit G, translating to MSAAPDLPLWAALLVSVLIVGGALVTLIGSIGLWRLPDFYARLHAPSLGATLGTGAILIGSMICFSVLRSRPLVHEVLIAVFVTITTPVTLMLLSRASLYRDRVEGRTDVPAEDPEPTEP from the coding sequence ATGAGCGCGGCTCCCGACCTGCCGCTGTGGGCGGCGCTGCTGGTCTCCGTCCTCATCGTCGGTGGCGCGCTGGTGACGCTGATCGGCTCGATCGGCCTGTGGCGGCTGCCGGACTTCTATGCCCGGCTGCACGCGCCCTCGCTCGGCGCCACCCTCGGCACCGGCGCCATCCTCATCGGGTCGATGATCTGCTTCTCCGTGCTGCGCAGCCGGCCGCTGGTGCACGAGGTGCTGATCGCCGTCTTCGTCACCATCACCACGCCGGTGACGCTGATGCTGCTCTCCCGCGCCTCGCTCTACCGCGACCGGGTGGAGGGCCGCACCGACGTGCCGGCCGAAGACCCCGAACCTACCGAGCCGTGA